A segment of the Georgenia sp. M64 genome:
ATGGGGGTCGCCGGCAGCCGGATCAGCGAGATCGACGCGAGCGAGGCCGGGGCGGGCAACATCTCCGTCCAGCTCGGCTGGGAGGTGGAGGTCCGCCGCCGCTTCCCCCTCGCCGAGGAGATCGAGCTGCCCCTCGCCGCGCCCGCGCTCGCCGGCCGCACCCTCCTCGTGACCGGCTCCGGCCGGCGCCTGCGGCAGATCTCCGACGATCCGCTCGCCAACATCGGTGCGCTGAGCGTCAACGACGGCGGGACGACGGCGACCCTGCGCACCGCGCCCGGGCGCCTGTTCGAGCGGCTCACGTCCGAGCTGAACTCCCACCTCGCCGTCCACAACGACCAGGTCGAGCGCCGCGACGTCGTCTTCCAGGCCGTCGTCCACGCCCAGCCGATGAACCTCACCTACCTCAGCCACATCGAGGCGTACCGCTCCACCGAGGCGATGAACGCCCGCATCATCCGGTGGGAGCCGGAGACGATCGTCGCCGTCCCGCAGGGCATCGGCGTGCTGGAGTTCATGGTCCCCGGTTCGCCCGAGCTCATGGCGGCCAACGTCGCCGGTCTGCGCGAGCACGAGATCGTCCTGTGGAGCAAGCACGGGGTCATGGCACGCTCGGACCTGTCCGTCACCCGGGCCGTGGACCGCATCGAGTACGCCGAGACCGGCGCCCGCTACGAGTACATGGACCTCGTGGCCGGCGGCCGCGCCCAGGGGCTGACCAGGGAGGAGCTGCACACCGTCGTCGAGGCGTTCGACGTGCCGACGACGCTCGCCTGACCGGCGGCGTGGGGGCGGGACCCGAGCCTGTCGCGGTGGAAAGCGCTTGCCAGCGAGGGGTCGGGCTGGCAGGATCGGGTGGGACCCGCGGTGTGACCCGTGGGCCCGCCGCGAGGCGGACCGGCACCGGAGCGGGCCGGCCACGACGAGGAAGGGCGACGATGCCGAAGGTTGCGATGATCACCGGCGGGAACCGCGGGATCGGTCTGGGGATCAGCGAGCGGCTCCTCGACGAGGGGTACGCCGTCTCGATCCTGGCCACCCGGGAGGAGCCGGCCGACGTCATGGGCGCGCTGCGCGAGCGCGGCGAGGCGATCTACGTGCGCGGCTCGGTCGCCGAGCTCGACGACCACGCCCGCTACGTCGACGCCACGCTCGAGGCGTTCGGGCGCATCGACGTCCTCGTCAACAACGCCGGCGTCGCCCCGAGCGTGCGCGACGACATCCTCGTCGCGACGCCCGAGAGCTACGACCGCGTCATGGACATCAACCTGCGCGGGCCGTACTTCCTCACCCAGCGGGTTGCGGCGGCGATGATCGAGGCGCGCGGCGAGCTCACCGGGCTGCCCGAGGCGCCGGTCGGCACCATCGTCAACGTCTCGTCCATCTCCGCCACGGTCGTCTCGACCAACCGCGGGGAGTACTGCCTGTCCAAGGCCGGCGGGGCCATGGCCACCCAGCTGTGGGCGGCGCGGCTGGCCCCCGAGGGGATCGTCGTCTACGAGGTCCGACCCGGCGTCATCGCCACCGACATGACCTCCGGCGTCAAGGAGAAGTACGACGCCCTGTTCGCCGGCGGCCTGGCGCCCATGCCGCGGTGGGGCCGCCCGTCCGACGTCGCGGGCGCCGTCGCCCAGCTCGTCGCCGGCCAGATGCCCTACTCCACCGGCGACGTCGTCAACGTCGACGGCGGCATGCACATCGCCCGCCTGTGACCGCCGAGCCCGCGCCCACCGCGTCCGGGAGGACCGCCATGACCCACGACCCGCAGCCCCTGACCATCGCCGGGAGGCAGGTGCCCGTCGTCACGGCCAACACCGTCGTCGTCGGCACCGGCTCGGCCGGCTTCTGCGCCGCCGACCGGCTCGTCGACTTCGGCCAGGACGACGTCGTCATGGTCGTGGACAAGGTCGGCGCCGGCGCGAGCCGCAACGCCGGCTCGGACAAGCAGACCTACTACAAGCTCACCCTCTCCGGCTCCGACCCCGACTCGGTCCACGAGATGGCCCGCACCCTCTTCTCCGGCGGAGCAATGGACGGCGACAACGCCCTCGCCGAGGCGGCCCTGTCCGCGCGGGCGTTCCTCCACCTGTGCGACCTCGGCGTCCCGTTCCCGCAGAACCGGTACGGCGAGTTCATCGGCTACAAGACCGACCACGACCCCCGCCGGCGCGCCACCTCCGTGGGCCCGTACACGTCGCGGTCGATGGTCACCCAGCTCGAGGAGAAGGTGAACCGCGACGGCACGCGCATCTTCGACGACTGCCGCATCGTCGACCTCGTCACCTCCGGCGGCGCCGTCGTCGGCCTGCTCGTCCTGCGCCTGGACGTCCCCTTCGACGGCGACGAGAGCCCGTTCATGCTCTTCCGCGCCACCAACGTCGTCTACGCCACCGGCGGCCCGGCGGGCCTGTACGCCACGCGGGTCTTCCCCAACGGCCAGTGGGGCGCCTCGGGCGCCGCCTACCGGGCGGGCGTGCGCGGCAAGAACGTCACGGAGTGGCAGTTCGGCCTCGCCTCGATCAGGCCGCGGTGGAACGTCTCGGGCACGTACATGCAGGTGCTGCCCCGGTTCGTCTCCACCGACGCCGACGGCGGCGACGAGCGCGAGTTCCTCTCCGAGGCCATCCCCGACTACGGGCGCCAGCTGTCGCTGATCTTCCTCAAGGGCTACCAGTGGCCCTTCGACGTGCGCAAGGCGCTGGACGGCTCGTCGCTCATCGACCTGCTCGTCTACCGCGAGACGGTCCTGCGCGGGCGCCGCGTGTTCCTCGACTTCCGGTCCAACCCGGTCCGGCCCGAGCTGGACGCGGGCGAGCTCAGCCCCGAGGCGCACGCGTACCTCGAGCGGGCCGGCGTCCTCTTCGGCACGCCGATCGAGCGCCTGCAGCACATGAACCGCCCGGCATACGACTTCTACCTCAACAAGAACCCGTACGTGGACCTCGAGAAGGAGATGCTCGAGATCGACGTCTGTGCCCAGCACAACAACGGCGGCCTCGTCGTCGACGCCTGGTGGCAGTCCAACCTCGCCGGGTTCTTCCCGGTCGGGGAGGCCGGCGGCGCTCACGGCGTCTACCGGCCCGGCGGTGCCGCGCTCAACAGCGGTCAGGTGGGCGCCACGCGGGCGGCGGAGTTCATCGCCGCCCGGCGCACGGACACACCCGTGGACGACGCGGCCTTCGCGGCCGCGGCCGAGCCGGTGCTGGCCGGGGCCGTCGAGCTGGCCGCCGCCGCGACCGCCCGGTTCGCCGGCGGCGAGGAGGACAACACCGGTGACCTCCTGCGCGAGGTCGGGGAGCTCATGAGCGCGAAGGCCGGACCGGTGCGCTCGGCGCAGTCGATCCATGAGGCGCTCGTCCAGGTCCAGAGCTGGCTCGCCGGCTACGAGCGGTTCGTCAGCGCCGACGGCGGGTCGCGACGCGCCGTCAACCGCACCTTCCTCGTCCGTGACATCCTCACCACCGCCTACGTCTACCTCTCGGCGATGGCCGACTACGTCGGCCACGGCGGGCGGTCGCGGGGGTCGGTGCTCTACACCGACCCGGACGGCTCGCTGCCGCGGGCCGGGTTCGGTGCCGACGCCGAGCGGGAGCTGGACCTGCCAGAGCTGTTCCGCTTCAGCCTCGACGGCGGGGCTCTCGACGGGGAGGTCCAGGAGACCTGGTGGACGCCGCCGGCCGGCGCGGCGGACGGCCGGACCGTGTACGGGGACGCTGGGACCGCGTACGACGACGGCGGGACCGCGCAGAAGGACGGCGTCGACGGCGCGGGCCGGGTCGGGTTCGAGTGGCGACCCGTGCGCCCGATCCCCGAGGACGACGACTTCTTCGAGAACGTCTGGCGGGAGTTCCGCGAGCACCGCAACATCTACTGACGCCGGAGGGTCCCGATGACCGCCGACTCCCCGCCCGGGGCCTCGCTGCCCCGGCCGCTCGACGTGCCCCTGCTCGACGTGCCCCTCCTCGACGGCCCGGTGCGCCTCGCCGGCCTGGCCGAGGTGGAGCCGACGCCGGACGGCCTGGTGCTGCACCGGCTGCCCGCGGCGGCGCGCGCGCAGCTCCCCGACGACTTCGTGACGATGTGCGAGGAGCAGCCGGCGGGCGTGCGGCTCCTCATGCGCACCTCGGCGACCGTCCTCGAGCTGGACGTCCGGGCCACGCGGACCCGGTTCACCGGGCGCCCGGTGGCCGACGCGGGCCGCTACGAGGCGGTCGTGGCCGGCGCCGTCGTCGCCTCGGGCACCGCCGAGGCCCACGGGGTCCTCGAGCTCGACCCGGTGACCGGCCTGGGCGCCCGCCGGCCGGGCCCGGTGGCCACCGTGCGCCTCGGCCCGCTGCCCCCCGGCGAGAAGGACGTCGAGGTCTGGCTCCCGTACGGGGAGATCACCGTGCTCGTCGCGCTGCGCGCCGACGCCCCGGTCGTCGCCGCCGCCGGGGAGACGCGCCCGCGGTGGGTCCACCACGGGAGCTCGATCAGCCACGGCGCCTCGGCCACCGCACCCACGGGCACCTGGCCGGTCGTGGCCGCCCGGGCGGCGGGTCTGGACCTGGTCAACCTGGGCCTGTCCGGCAACGCGCTGCTCGACCCCTTCACCGCCCGCGCGATCCGGGACCAGCCGGCCGACGTCATCACCCTCAAGCTCGGCATCAACGTCGCCAACCACGACGGCTTCCGGCGCCGGACCTTCGCCCCGGCGGTGGACGGCTTCCTCGACACCGTGCGGGAGGGCCACCCGGACACGCCTGTCGTCGTCATCTCGCCGATCCTCTGCCCGATGGTCGAGGACCGGCCCGGGCCGACGTCGATCGACCCGGACTCGCCGCCCGGCGCCCCGATCTTCCGGACCGCGGGCAAGCCCGAGGAGGTCGCGGAGGGCAAGCTGAGCCTGGCCGTGATGCGGGAGATCCTCGCCGCCGTCGTCGCCCGGCGCCGCGCGGCCGGCGACCAGGCGTTGACCTACCTCGACGGCCGGGAGCTGTTCGGCGAGGCCGACTGGAACCGGATGCCCATGTCCGACCTGCTCCACCCCGACGACGACGGGCACCGGCACATGGGGGAGCGGTTCGCCGCCCTGCTGCCCGGGCTCGCCGCGCTGGGCAGCTAGCGCGGGGTGTCGGCCGGACCCTCCGGCGCGGGGTGTCGGCCGGACCCTCCGGCGCGGGGTGTCGGCCGGACCTCCTGGCGGGGCGGCGTCGACTCCCGCAGGACGACCTCCCCGGCGAGGTGGACCTCGCGCGGCTCGCCCGGCCCCAGAGCCAGCTCCGTGGCCAGCACGCCCGCCTCCACGAGGGGGACCCGCACGGTGGTCAGGGCCGGGGTGATGTCGCGGAGGGTGGAGATGTCGTCGAACCCGGCGACGGCGACGTCGTCCGGCACCGCGACGCCGGCGTCCCGGGAGGCGGCCATCGCACCCACCGCCATGACGTCGTTGACGGCGAAGACCACCTCGGGCCTGGCCTCGCGCCGCAGCAGCTCGGCCATGCCCTCGTACCCGCCGTCGCGGGTGAAGCCGGAGTGCACGACCGTGCCCTCCGCCAGGGGTGCGCCGAGCTCGTCGAGCGCCTCGCGGAAGCCGCTGAGCCGGTCCCGGGAGGTGAGGTGGTCCACCGGGCCGGCGACGACGGCGAAGCGGCGGTACCCGATCCCGTGCAGGTGCCGGGCGAGGTCGGCGGCCCCCTCGCGGTTGTCCACCACCACGGTGCTCATGCCCTCCAGCGGCTGGCTGACGAGCGCCACCGAGCCGCCGGCGGCCTGGAACCCCTCGAGTGCCTCGCGCAGCGCCGCGGTGCCCTCGGGGTCGTCGCGCCGGCCGCCGGTGACGACGATGGCGCGGACCCGCTGGCGGCGCAGGAGCTCGACGAAGCTCACCTCGCGGGCAGGGTCGTGCTCGGTGGAGGTCAGGACCACCGACAGGCCCGCGGCCTCGGCGGCGCGGGTCACGCCCGCCGCGATGGCGGAGAAGTAGGGGTCGGCGATGTCGTGGACGATGAGCCCGAGCGAGGTGGTGCGCCCCCGGGCCATGGCCTGGGCGTTGGCGTCGGGGGAGTAGTGCAGCCGCGCCGCGGCGGCGAGGACCCGCTCGCGCAGCGCCGGTCCCACCGTCCGGTTGGTGCTGCCGTTGATCGCCCGCGACGCCGTCGCGAGGGACACCCCGGCCTCCCGGGCGACGTCGCTGAGGGTCGTGGTGCGCACCTGCCCAGGGTAAAGGCTTTCCGGCTTGCCGCGGCGGTCTTCGCCACTCGATAGTGTGGCCGGTGCCGAGGTGTGGCGGCCGTCGGGGCCGCCCGAGGGACCAGGAGGCACGATGAGCCAGGCCGGGGCATCTCCCGTCGAGGCGGTCGACCGCGCCCTGCTCGCCCTCCAGGCCCTGGCCGACGCCGGCCCCCGCGGGCTGGTGCTCGCCGACCTCGCCGCGTCGCTGGGGTTGAACAAGACCACCACCCACCGCGCCCTCGCCGCGCTGAAGTTCCGCGACTTCGTCATCCAGGACGCCGTGAGCGGCCGGTACGTGCTAGGTCCCGGTGCCACCCGGCTGGGCGAGTCCTTCTACGCCGACGAGAACCTGCCCGCGCTCCTGCACCCGGCCCTCGTGGCCCTCGTGGCCGAGGTCGACGAACTGGTTCACCTCGGGGTGCTCGCGGGGACGCAGGTCGTCTACCTCGACAAGGTCGAGCCCGAGCGGGCGGTGCGGGTCTGGTCGGCGATCGGACGGCGCGTGCCGGCGGCGACGACGGCGCTGGGCCGGGCGCTGCTGGCCTACCGCGGCACGGACCGGCCCGTGCTCGAGGGGTACGTCCGCTCCCTCCCGGACCCCTCGCCGGCCGTCGCGGAGCGCGCCTGGGCCGCGCTCGAGGAGGCCCGGGCCGGGGGGTTCGCCCGGGAGAGCGAGGAGAACGAGCCGGGCATCAGCTGCCTCGCGGTGCCGCTCCTGCGCCTGGGGGCAGCCGTGGCCGCGGTGAGCGTGACCGCGCCGGCCGAGCGCATGACCGAGGACCGCGTCACCGCCCTGCGCGGGACGATCTCCCGGGTGCTGCCGCCCCTGCTGCCCGAGGGCTTCACCCTCCCCGAGCCTGCCCGCTGACCGGCGAGGTCCCGACGGACCGACGAGGCCCGACGCCCGACGAGGCCCGACGCCCGACGAGGCCCGACGCCCGACGAGGCCCGACGCCCGACGAGGCGCGACTGACCGCGATCCCCTCACCAGGGCGGTTGCGGCCGTAGGCGCGACGTGACAGAGTGCGTTACACCTACCGTTATGTGCGTTCCCCTGAGTGAAACGGAACCTTTCATGGATGTCCTCCAGGCCCTCACCGACGCCCGCCTGGTCCCCGTCGTCGTCCTCGACGACGCCGCCGACGCGGACCCGCTGGCCGCCGCCCTCGTCGCCGGCGGCCTGCCGGTCGCCGAGGTCACCTTCCGCACCTCCGCCGCGGAGGATGCCATCCGGGCCATGTCGGCCCGCGGTGACATCCTCGTCGGCGCCGGCACGGTGCTCACCGCCGAGCAGGTGGACCGTGCTGTCGACGCCGGGGCCTCCTACGTCGTCTCGCCCGGTCTGAGCCGCGCCGTCGTCGAGCGCTGCCGCGAGCGCGGCGTGCTCCCGCTGCCGGGCGCCGTGACCGCCACCGAGATCCAGGCCGCCCTCGAGCTCGGCCTGGACACGGTCAAGTTCTTCCCCGCCGGCACCTCCGGCGGCGCCCCCGCCATCAAGGCCCTCGCCGCACCCTTCGGCGGAGTGCGCTTCGTGCCCACCGGCGGGATCGGGCCGAAGAACCTGCGCGAGTACCTCGACATCCCGGCCGTCGCCGCCGTCGGGGGGTCGTGGATGGTGCCGAAGAACCTCGTCGCCGCCGGCGACTTCGCCGAGGTGACCCGCCTGACCACCGACGCCGTCGCGCTCGCCGCCGGCGCCTGAGAGAGGACCAGACATGAGTGACCTGACGATCCGCCCCGCCGAGGAGTGCCAGTACGACGTCGTCTCCCTGGGCGAGGTCATGCTCCGCCTGGACCCGGGCGAGGGCCGCATCCGCACCGCCCGGAACTTCCGCGCCTGGGAGGGCGGCGGCGAGTACAACGTCGCCCGCGGCCTGCGCCGGTGCTTCGGCCTGCGGGGCGCCATCGTGACCGCCCTGGCCGACAACGAGATCGGCCGCCTGGTCGAGGACCTCATCCTCACCGGCGGTCTCGACACCCGCTTCATCAGCTGGGTGCCGTACGACGGCATCGGGCGCGGCGTGCGCAACGGCCTGAACTTCACCGAGCGGGGCTTCGGGGTCCGCGGCGCCGTCGGGGTCTCCGACCGCGGCCTCACCGCCGCGTCGCAGCTCGCCCCCGGCGACGTCGACTGGGACCACCTCTTCGGCGAGCTCGGGGTCCGGTGGCTGCACACCGGCGGGATCTACGCCGCGCTGTCGGAGACGTCGGCCGAGACGGTCGTCGCGGCCGTCACCGCCGCCAAGCGGCACGGCACCGTCGTCTCCTACGACCTCAACTACCGGCCCAGCCTGTGGAAGGCCATCGGCGGGCAGGACAAGGCGCGTGAGGTCAACCGCGAGATCGCCGAGCACATCGACGTCATGATCGGCAACGAGGAGGACTTCACCGCCTCGCTCGGCTTCGAGGTCGAGGGTGTGGACGAGAACCTCTCCGAGCTCGAGGTCGACAAGTTCGCCGCCATGATCGACAAGGTCGCGGCGGAGTACGAGAACTTCAAGGTCATCGCGACGACGATGCGCACCGTCCGCAGCGCCACCGTCAACGACTGGGGCGCCCTCGCCTGGTCGCGGGCGACCGGGACCGTCCAGGCCACCCACCGGCCCGGGCTGGAGATCCTCGACCGGGTCGGTGGCGGGGACTCCTTCGCCTCCGGGCTCATCTACGGCCTCCTCGAGGGCGAGCCCCTCCAGACGGCGGTCGAGTACGGCGCCGCGCACGGGGCGCTGGCGATGACCACCCCGGGCGACACCACCATGGCCAGCAAGGCCGAGGTGCTCAAGCTCGCCGGTGGTGGCGGGGCCCGCGTCGACCGCTGAGTCGACGTCACGCCTGAGCGCAGGGCGCGCACACCGGGAAGGGGCCGGTCGACCGTCGAGGTCGGCCGGCCCTTCTGTGCGCCCCTGCGTGCTCTGTCCGTCCGCTGGCGCAGGCGGACGCTCCGGTGGAGGGCTGCTCGCAGCGCGGGAGGTCCACCAGGGGTGGGGGAGCCGGTGCACACGCGGGCGACACCCTCCTCTTGACGGGTGTGTGCGCTGGCGCATAGATTGGTGGAAAGCGCATTCCCGGAGGCACCGACGCCGCCGCGGCCGCCCTGAGACCCGGAGGAACCCACATGACCACGCTGCGCATCGCGATGAACGGCATCACCGGACGCATGGGCTACCGGCAGCACCTCGTGCGCTCGATCCTGCCGATCCGCGACGCCGGCGGCGTCGAGCTGCCCGACGGCTCGCGCGTGCAGGTCGAGCCGATCCTCGTGGGCCGCAACGAGGCCAAGCTCCGCGAGCTCGCCGAGCTCCACGGCGTCGAGCACTGGACCACCGATCTCGACGGCATCATCGCCGACCCCACCGTCGACATCGTCTTCGACGCCTCCATGACGAGCCTGCGCCCCGCGACCCTGGCCAAGGCCATGCGCGCCGGCAAGCACATCTTCACCGAGAAGCCCACCGCCGAGACCCTCGAGGACGCCGTCGAGCTCGCCCGGCTGGGTGAGGAGTCCGGCGTCACCGCCGGCGTCGTCCACGACAAGCTCTACCTGCCCGGTCTGGTCAAGCTCCGGCGACTGGTGGACGAGGGCTTCTTCGGCCGCATCCTCTCCATGCGCGGCGAGTTCGGCTACTGGGTGTTCGAGGGCGACGTCCAGGCTGCGCAGCGCCCCTCCTGGAACTACCGCAAGGAGGACGGCGGCGGCATGACCGTGGACATGTTCTGCCACTGGAACTACGTCCTCGAGGGCATCCTCGGCTCCGTCGAGTCCGTCACCGCCAAGGCCGTCACCCACATCCCGACCCGCTGGGACGAGAAGGGCCAGCCCTACGAGGCCACCGCCGACGACGCCGCGTACGGGATCTTCGAGGTGCGCACCCCCGACGGTGACCCCGTCATCGCCCAGATCAACTCCTCGTGGGCCGTGCGCGTCTACCGCGACGAGCTCGTGGAGTTCCAGATCGACGGCACCCACGGCTCCGCCGTCGCCGGGCTGAACAAGTGCGTCGCGCAGCAGCGCGGCCACACCCCCAAGCCGGTGTGGAACCCCGACCTGCCGGTCACCGAGTCCTTCCGCGACCAGTGGCTCGAGGTGCCCGCCAACGCCGACCTCGACAACGGGTTCAAGCTGCAGTGGGAGGAGTTCCTCGGCGATGTCGTCGCGGGGCGTCCGCACCGCTACGGCCTGCTCTCCGCCGCCCGCGGCGTCCAGCTCGCCGAGCTCGGCCTGCAGTCCTCGGCCGAGGGGCGGCGCCTGGAGATCCCGGAGATCACCCTGTGAGCGCCCCGCCGGCCGGGACGGACCGCGTGGTGGTGGACCTGCCGAACGTCGTCGGCACCACCGACCCGTACGTCCTCGGCGCCCGCGGTCCCTGGACCCGGCCGGCGGGCCCCCTGACCGCGCGACGCGCCTTCGCCGCCGCGCACGTCGTGCCCCTGACGACGGCGGACAACACCCCCGGCCGTCCCGCCGAGCTCGACTGGGACGCCACGCTGGGCTTCCGCCACATGCTGTGGTCCTACGGGCTCGGCGTCGCCGAGGTCATGGACACCGCCCAGCGCGGCATGGGCCTGGACTGGGACGCGGCTGCCTACCTCATCCGCCGCACGGCCGCCGAGGCCCGCTCGGTGGGCGGGCTGCTGGCGTGCGGCGCCGGCACCGACCACCTGACGCCGGCCCGGGTCGCCGAGCTCGTGGCGGGCGACCGGGAGGCGGGCCTGCACGCCGTCACCGACGCCTACCGCGAGCAGCTGGGGACGGTCGCCGCTGCCGGTGCCACGCCCGTCCTCATGGCCTCGCGTGCCCTCGCCGCGGTGGCCCGGGACGCCGACGACTACCTCGCCGTCTACTCCACGCTGCTGTCTGAGGTGACCGAGCCGGTCATCCTGCACTGGCTCGGCGAGGTGTTCGACCCGGCGCTCGCCGGGTACTGGGGGGCCGGGGACCCGCACGCGGCGGCTGCAACGGTGCTCGAGCTCCTGCGCGCCCACGGGGGCAAGGTCGACGGCGTCAAGGTCTCGCTCCTCGACGCCGGGTTCGAGGTGTGGCTGCGTGGGCAGCTCCCGGCCGGCGTCCGGCTGTACAGCGGGGACGACTTCAACTACCCCGAGCTCGTCGTGGGTGACGACCATGGCCACTCCGACGCGCTGCTCGGCGTCTTCGCCGCCATCGCCCCGGCCGCCTCCACCGCCCTCCAGGCGCTGGAGTCGCGGGACGAGGCGGGCCGGGCCCGAGCGCTGGAGATCCTGCGCTCGACCGAGGCGCTCGGCCGGCACATGTTCGAGGAACCGACACCCCACTACAAGGCGGGCATCGCGTTCCTGTCGTGGCTCAACGGGCACCAGCCCGGCTTCCAGATGGTCGGGGGCCTGCAGTCGGCGCGGTCCGCGCGCCACCTCACCACCCTCTTCCGGCTCGCCGACGGCGCGGGCCTCCTGCTCGACCCCGACCGTGCCGCGCACCGCATGAGGGCCTTCCTCGAGGTCGCCGGCATCACTCCCGAGGAGACCCGATGACCGACCTGTCCCGACTGTCCCTCAACACCGCCACGACCAAGGCCTGGACCCTCGAGCAGGCCGTCGACGGCGCTGTGCGGGCCGGCCTGCCGGCTCTCGGGCTGTGGCGTGACCGTGTGGCCGAGGCGGGGCTCGAGCGCAGCGCGCGTCTCGTCGCCGACGCGGGTCTGCGGGTGTCCTCCCTGTGCCGCGGCGGTTTCCTCACCGCCGCCGACGACGAGGGACGGCGCGCCGCCGTCGAGGACAACCGGGCGGCGATCGTCGAGGCCGCCACCCTCGGGACGCGCGAGCTCATCATGGTCGTCGGCGGACTGCCGGCGGCGAGTGCGCCCGGTGGGCCGGCCCTGCCCGACGGCGACCGTGACGTCGTGGCTGCGCGCCGGCGGGTGGCCGACCGGATCGGCGAGCTGGTCCCCTTCGCCGGCGAGCACGACGTCCGGCTCGTCCTGGAGCCGCTGCACCCGATCTTCGCCGCGGACCGGGCGGTGCTGTCCACCCTCGGTCAGTGCCTCGACCTCGCTGCCGACTTCCCGGCCGAGTCGGTCGGGGTGGTCGTGGACACCTACCACGTGTGGTGGGACCCGGAGCTGCGCACGCAGATCGCCCGGGCCGGGGCCGAGGGCCGCCTCGCGTCCTACCAGGTGTGCGACTGGATGCTGCCGCTCTCGGCCGACCCGCTGCTCTCCCGCGGGTACATGGGCGACGGGTACATCGACTTCCCGACGATCACCCGCTGGGTGAGCGAGGCCGGCTACGCCGGCGACGTCGAGGTGGAGATCTTCCGCCAGGAGATCTGGGACGCGCCCGGTGACGAGGTTGTCGCCACGATCGCCGACCGGTACGTGCGACACGTCCTGCCCTCGCTCACCGCGCCGGTCCGCAGCGCCTGACAACAGAAGCTGGCTCCGGCGCCCGACCTTCGCGCCGGACGTCAGGTCCGGGACGGGACGCCCACGGGGAGCGGCTCTGCGCTTCGGAGCCGCCCAGCCGACCCACCGGCGCCGTCACCCGCGAGCCGGTCCATGACGCGCGCGGTTACTCCGTGACGCCGAGGTCGTCCGTCTCCCGAAGCGGTCCGTGACCCGACGCCATCAAGACGGCCTTCGTCGGGTGTGTCGGGAACCTTGCGCCACCCCCGATCGTCGGACTTACAGTGGAACCCGTGGGGCTCGGGCCCCCAGCGAAGGTGAGGTGGGCGCGGTGCAGGTCGACGCCAGCGCGGTCGTCGAGACGGTCGGGCAGGTCCTCCTCGTCGGAGGGCTGGTCACGCTCGCCGTCGCCACCGCGGTCGGACTCGCTCTCTGGTACGTCGTGCGCCGGGTCCGGCGGTCCCGCCGCCTGCGCCGCGGCCTCGACCGGAGCCGGCTGACCGTCCGGTCGGTCGCCGCCGACGACGCCGGCCGCCGCCTGGCTCGTCTTCACCTGGAGCTGCACCGCTCTCTCGACGCGACCCAGCGCTCCATCGGCGCTGCCACCTCCTCCCACCGGCCGGTGGGCAACATGCCCTCGATCGCCGCGAACCTCGTCCGCGCGGGCGAGCAGCTCGAG
Coding sequences within it:
- a CDS encoding Gfo/Idh/MocA family oxidoreductase: MTTLRIAMNGITGRMGYRQHLVRSILPIRDAGGVELPDGSRVQVEPILVGRNEAKLRELAELHGVEHWTTDLDGIIADPTVDIVFDASMTSLRPATLAKAMRAGKHIFTEKPTAETLEDAVELARLGEESGVTAGVVHDKLYLPGLVKLRRLVDEGFFGRILSMRGEFGYWVFEGDVQAAQRPSWNYRKEDGGGMTVDMFCHWNYVLEGILGSVESVTAKAVTHIPTRWDEKGQPYEATADDAAYGIFEVRTPDGDPVIAQINSSWAVRVYRDELVEFQIDGTHGSAVAGLNKCVAQQRGHTPKPVWNPDLPVTESFRDQWLEVPANADLDNGFKLQWEEFLGDVVAGRPHRYGLLSAARGVQLAELGLQSSAEGRRLEIPEITL
- a CDS encoding dihydrodipicolinate synthase family protein, coding for MDLPNVVGTTDPYVLGARGPWTRPAGPLTARRAFAAAHVVPLTTADNTPGRPAELDWDATLGFRHMLWSYGLGVAEVMDTAQRGMGLDWDAAAYLIRRTAAEARSVGGLLACGAGTDHLTPARVAELVAGDREAGLHAVTDAYREQLGTVAAAGATPVLMASRALAAVARDADDYLAVYSTLLSEVTEPVILHWLGEVFDPALAGYWGAGDPHAAAATVLELLRAHGGKVDGVKVSLLDAGFEVWLRGQLPAGVRLYSGDDFNYPELVVGDDHGHSDALLGVFAAIAPAASTALQALESRDEAGRARALEILRSTEALGRHMFEEPTPHYKAGIAFLSWLNGHQPGFQMVGGLQSARSARHLTTLFRLADGAGLLLDPDRAAHRMRAFLEVAGITPEETR
- the eda gene encoding bifunctional 4-hydroxy-2-oxoglutarate aldolase/2-dehydro-3-deoxy-phosphogluconate aldolase yields the protein MDVLQALTDARLVPVVVLDDAADADPLAAALVAGGLPVAEVTFRTSAAEDAIRAMSARGDILVGAGTVLTAEQVDRAVDAGASYVVSPGLSRAVVERCRERGVLPLPGAVTATEIQAALELGLDTVKFFPAGTSGGAPAIKALAAPFGGVRFVPTGGIGPKNLREYLDIPAVAAVGGSWMVPKNLVAAGDFAEVTRLTTDAVALAAGA
- a CDS encoding sugar phosphate isomerase/epimerase family protein; translation: MTDLSRLSLNTATTKAWTLEQAVDGAVRAGLPALGLWRDRVAEAGLERSARLVADAGLRVSSLCRGGFLTAADDEGRRAAVEDNRAAIVEAATLGTRELIMVVGGLPAASAPGGPALPDGDRDVVAARRRVADRIGELVPFAGEHDVRLVLEPLHPIFAADRAVLSTLGQCLDLAADFPAESVGVVVDTYHVWWDPELRTQIARAGAEGRLASYQVCDWMLPLSADPLLSRGYMGDGYIDFPTITRWVSEAGYAGDVEVEIFRQEIWDAPGDEVVATIADRYVRHVLPSLTAPVRSA
- a CDS encoding sugar kinase is translated as MSDLTIRPAEECQYDVVSLGEVMLRLDPGEGRIRTARNFRAWEGGGEYNVARGLRRCFGLRGAIVTALADNEIGRLVEDLILTGGLDTRFISWVPYDGIGRGVRNGLNFTERGFGVRGAVGVSDRGLTAASQLAPGDVDWDHLFGELGVRWLHTGGIYAALSETSAETVVAAVTAAKRHGTVVSYDLNYRPSLWKAIGGQDKAREVNREIAEHIDVMIGNEEDFTASLGFEVEGVDENLSELEVDKFAAMIDKVAAEYENFKVIATTMRTVRSATVNDWGALAWSRATGTVQATHRPGLEILDRVGGGDSFASGLIYGLLEGEPLQTAVEYGAAHGALAMTTPGDTTMASKAEVLKLAGGGGARVDR